One part of the Microbulbifer sp. THAF38 genome encodes these proteins:
- a CDS encoding FHA domain-containing protein, translating into MACLQHPDRDQPVYLMAHHTIGRRQGAVDTRITSAEISGIHAAIQWTGTHWNIRDLSRNGTWLNGQQLVPAKSYPLQTGDKVCFGRVNNPAWVVENLDAPENLLIDLKTGEAQPLEQYHLLPDESEPLASLHFSPVTAQWQYEFTGDTGEDGNKRLVNHGDRIDCGLQSWQLFLADNQGATKELSLQQLSITDFGLRFSVSSHEEHVQLQLQREGMKQSLPARIHNYLLLYLARARFRDMQNGMDADSQGWVSIQVATHELGITVNHLNTQIFRARKQISESLPDAVDTSNLVERRSWEIRLGCHQFEIYKGTQLEAKTEVQEA; encoded by the coding sequence ATGGCTTGCTTACAGCATCCAGACAGGGATCAGCCCGTATACCTGATGGCCCACCACACTATCGGCCGCCGTCAGGGGGCCGTGGACACTCGCATCACCAGTGCCGAAATCTCTGGTATTCACGCGGCTATTCAGTGGACCGGTACTCATTGGAACATTCGCGACCTCAGCCGCAATGGGACCTGGTTAAATGGCCAACAGCTGGTTCCGGCCAAGAGCTACCCATTGCAAACCGGGGACAAGGTTTGCTTTGGCCGAGTCAATAACCCCGCCTGGGTGGTCGAGAATCTCGATGCCCCAGAGAACTTACTGATTGACCTGAAAACCGGGGAAGCCCAACCTCTGGAGCAGTACCACCTGCTGCCAGATGAAAGTGAACCCCTCGCCAGCCTACATTTCAGTCCGGTCACCGCCCAGTGGCAGTATGAGTTTACCGGCGATACTGGCGAGGACGGCAACAAGCGCCTGGTAAATCACGGAGATCGCATTGATTGCGGCCTGCAAAGCTGGCAACTGTTTCTCGCCGATAACCAGGGCGCAACCAAAGAGCTCTCATTGCAGCAACTGTCTATTACAGACTTCGGGTTGCGCTTTTCTGTCAGTTCCCACGAGGAACATGTCCAATTACAGCTGCAGCGAGAGGGCATGAAGCAGTCCCTGCCGGCGCGAATTCACAACTACCTGCTACTGTATCTAGCCCGGGCACGCTTCCGCGATATGCAAAATGGTATGGATGCAGACTCTCAGGGCTGGGTTTCTATCCAGGTAGCCACCCATGAGCTGGGCATCACCGTCAACCACCTGAATACCCAAATTTTTCGTGCACGCAAGCAAATCTCTGAGTCATTACCAGATGCGGTAGATACCTCAAATTTGGTAGAGCGACGCTCCTGGGAAATTCGCCTGGGTTGCCACCAGTTTGAAATCTATAAAGGTACTCAGCTGGAAGCAAAGACCGAAGTACAGGAAGCCTAA
- a CDS encoding serine/threonine-protein kinase, protein MDVVALEKTDVYQGRYRVERTLGAGGMGVVYLAEDVKLGRKVAIKQLRSDMTGNSAEARFRSEAQLLARLNHPNIVRLYDVLEEDHNIALVMELVEGVTLKEWMREHNATLAEKLDLLMQICQGLGKAHCLGIIHRDLKPENILVTNDGVAKITDFGIAKALDCDQQLTREDHIAGSVQAMSPEQLQGAPLDARSDLFSLGSIAYELLCGYKPFERGDKSALAFAQQITSKPHIPPQHAWPEIPKPLAALLDRLLAKRPEQRPESAERVFEALELVRKHGIDRNTLQYSETVTQLLIKPRKKRRLIGSTLAILTIVGAFVFWGWKTLTYLPSQYIAILPTQINGVVQGGDMEILMRTMVRQALSSAPSQLKSSALVSYTPEKNVSYEEQLRKLQNKGVTDALLARLDCMQLRCNIELQRIKPSDSEIRQQASFVFLSDKIQEAQYTISNSAVRLFSKNYRKKPNASSKMDPEDYSRYLVVLSKTDSDQIVGPADLKVLEELIGKYPANTNLYSSYTKVVLKIWGATNDSQLLTKTLGILTSAEGMGADKTALLEAKLAIKSVSQDRQGFESILAKIEAQGHPSAHLLTQFARHQYIHGDYKQSLAFSKEATALNPSFNNYYYIVINELALANYDSARKILKKMINMYPERWKAHNILGVIELETGNLDSAENVLTSIPEALRDPITKSNLGTVYFLQGKYELALQVYLEILNSTPNNLRMITQTAETYLMLSNVESAQTHFQKVINLTENSTFLKDRQFRAEALAYLSMTPASIALIKDLLREAPESTYVKHTAAQVYALAEEWQSANYHLEDLISKGMTKEWFTLPAFQQLCLQPQTSQVVRESICH, encoded by the coding sequence ATGGACGTAGTTGCGCTGGAGAAAACTGACGTATATCAAGGCCGCTATAGGGTAGAGCGCACCCTTGGCGCTGGCGGTATGGGTGTTGTCTATCTGGCTGAAGATGTAAAGCTAGGGCGTAAGGTTGCCATCAAGCAGTTACGCTCTGATATGACAGGCAACTCTGCCGAGGCCCGCTTTCGCAGCGAGGCACAATTATTAGCCAGACTGAACCACCCCAACATTGTACGTTTGTACGATGTTCTGGAGGAAGATCATAATATCGCCCTGGTCATGGAATTAGTTGAAGGCGTTACCCTCAAAGAGTGGATGCGCGAGCACAACGCCACACTGGCTGAAAAACTCGACCTGCTGATGCAGATCTGTCAGGGGCTGGGTAAAGCCCACTGCCTGGGGATTATCCACCGGGATTTAAAGCCCGAGAATATCCTTGTCACCAATGATGGCGTCGCCAAGATCACCGACTTTGGAATCGCCAAGGCTCTAGATTGCGACCAGCAACTCACCAGAGAAGACCATATCGCCGGTAGCGTACAGGCAATGTCTCCTGAACAGTTGCAAGGCGCACCACTTGATGCTCGTAGCGATCTATTCAGCCTCGGCAGCATTGCCTATGAATTACTCTGCGGGTACAAACCGTTTGAGCGTGGCGACAAAAGTGCACTGGCTTTTGCCCAGCAAATTACCAGTAAGCCTCATATTCCACCGCAACATGCTTGGCCAGAAATACCCAAGCCTCTCGCTGCCTTGTTAGATAGATTACTTGCTAAGCGCCCAGAGCAACGCCCTGAGTCTGCGGAAAGGGTTTTTGAGGCTCTTGAGCTGGTACGTAAGCATGGAATTGACAGAAACACACTGCAATATTCTGAGACAGTCACTCAGCTACTGATTAAACCACGAAAGAAACGCAGGCTTATTGGCTCCACTTTAGCAATCCTAACGATAGTCGGAGCTTTTGTTTTCTGGGGCTGGAAAACTCTTACATATCTTCCTTCACAATATATTGCCATACTACCCACTCAAATAAATGGAGTAGTGCAAGGGGGGGATATGGAAATATTGATGAGAACTATGGTTAGGCAAGCACTTTCAAGTGCCCCATCCCAGTTAAAGTCAAGTGCCTTAGTCAGCTATACCCCAGAAAAAAATGTAAGCTATGAGGAGCAATTAAGAAAACTACAAAACAAAGGCGTCACGGATGCTTTATTAGCCCGCTTAGACTGTATGCAATTGCGCTGTAATATTGAATTACAGCGAATAAAACCTTCAGACAGTGAAATTCGCCAACAGGCCAGTTTTGTATTCCTCAGCGATAAAATACAGGAAGCCCAATATACGATTAGTAACAGTGCCGTTCGGCTCTTCTCAAAAAACTATCGAAAAAAACCAAATGCTTCCTCTAAAATGGATCCTGAAGACTATAGCCGCTACTTAGTAGTTCTATCTAAAACTGATAGCGATCAAATTGTAGGCCCTGCAGACCTAAAGGTCCTTGAAGAACTGATTGGTAAGTACCCAGCTAATACAAATCTCTATTCTTCATATACAAAAGTAGTTTTAAAAATATGGGGGGCGACTAATGATAGCCAACTTCTCACCAAAACCTTAGGTATTCTAACGAGTGCGGAGGGAATGGGGGCTGATAAAACAGCTTTACTTGAAGCAAAACTTGCCATCAAGTCTGTAAGTCAAGATAGGCAAGGCTTTGAATCAATACTCGCAAAAATTGAAGCTCAAGGCCACCCATCTGCACATCTACTTACCCAGTTCGCTCGCCACCAATACATCCATGGGGACTATAAACAAAGCTTAGCTTTTTCCAAAGAAGCTACAGCCCTAAATCCCTCTTTCAATAATTACTACTACATTGTTATAAATGAGCTAGCACTAGCCAACTATGATTCGGCAAGAAAAATTCTAAAAAAAATGATCAATATGTATCCAGAAAGGTGGAAGGCTCACAATATATTAGGGGTTATAGAGCTAGAAACTGGAAACCTAGATAGTGCAGAGAATGTTCTTACCTCTATCCCAGAAGCATTACGTGACCCAATCACAAAATCAAATTTAGGGACAGTATATTTTCTTCAGGGAAAATATGAACTTGCCTTGCAAGTATATCTAGAAATTTTAAACTCAACTCCAAATAATCTTCGAATGATAACCCAAACAGCAGAGACATACTTAATGCTATCTAACGTTGAAAGTGCTCAGACACACTTTCAAAAAGTTATTAATCTAACTGAAAATTCTACGTTTCTAAAAGATAGACAATTTAGAGCTGAAGCTCTCGCATATTTAAGCATGACGCCTGCTTCAATCGCCCTCATCAAAGATTTATTAAGAGAAGCCCCAGAAAGTACATACGTTAAACATACGGCTGCGCAGGTTTACGCCCTCGCTGAAGAGTGGCAGTCAGCAAACTACCACCTTGAAGATCTAATCAGTAAGGGAATGACTAAAGAGTGGTTTACCCTGCCAGCATTCCAACAACTTTGCCTTCAACCGCAAACTTCACAGGTTGTGCGGGAGTCTATTTGTCACTAA
- a CDS encoding PLP-dependent aspartate aminotransferase family protein — protein MEANLEDVKILSPRRNSTKATNIAELAREQLQHFCIDRESAHGRLLEQTAAQLYQAQGNLNQLWSQVNETLNRLDRSDKIAYFNAKRFMSFQLAKLLDTLQNPLRASFQSLQGDDFNITTRGGYPLFDNIPAIFSATPVIARTATYIYACTEWVDDAFRGREPSHDIYSRLLNPTSISLANAIVDLECGPAANEYMAWNFNSGMAAIDALLSNQLRRDDILIVSRNIYGGVHQLLQDFYARPDKLAIQLVWFDGTSGEDFEKLLADTLRDYADALQQGSKLHVYIESPCNPHGIMLDVPAICKAAHQENILVSLDATLATPFLYQPLRRKDREERPDFVVHSYTKDIGGTGAATAGVVIGENHRMFIPKGDSAKGLNWDQCMFWDVYYIKGAFLDADKAWEVHCGMRTLEMRMLTKCINTLCLSHFFASHSKIRVNSHAVESHPNSTLRETLMRYQLPTPLFSIDMEAAQIPTEAFKSFFDALEPAFGQMVSLGQTNTMILCPALTSHSELSPQAMEAAGIFSTTIRISVGDENMAQLAAHVISCARLHLDPVSPGFSEGFMSPQEADAIFTRFYLESHQKVVEAQPKIIDYL, from the coding sequence ATGGAAGCGAATCTCGAAGATGTAAAAATTCTCTCACCCCGCCGCAACAGCACTAAGGCCACTAATATTGCGGAGCTTGCTCGGGAGCAACTCCAGCATTTTTGTATTGATCGGGAGTCGGCGCACGGGCGTTTACTGGAGCAAACTGCGGCGCAGTTATATCAGGCCCAGGGCAACTTGAATCAGCTCTGGAGCCAGGTAAACGAAACGCTGAATCGACTGGATCGGTCCGACAAAATTGCCTACTTCAATGCCAAACGCTTTATGAGTTTCCAGCTGGCAAAACTGTTAGACACCCTACAAAATCCACTGCGAGCCAGCTTTCAGAGCCTGCAAGGGGACGATTTCAATATCACCACCCGCGGTGGCTACCCACTGTTCGATAATATCCCTGCGATTTTTTCCGCTACGCCAGTAATCGCACGCACCGCTACTTATATCTATGCCTGTACCGAATGGGTGGATGACGCCTTCCGCGGCCGGGAACCCAGTCACGATATCTACTCACGCCTACTCAACCCCACTTCTATCTCCCTGGCCAACGCCATAGTGGATCTGGAGTGCGGACCGGCGGCCAATGAATATATGGCCTGGAACTTCAACTCTGGAATGGCCGCCATTGATGCGCTGCTTTCCAATCAGCTACGCCGCGACGATATTTTGATCGTCTCGCGTAATATTTACGGTGGTGTGCACCAGCTATTACAGGACTTTTATGCACGCCCCGATAAGCTGGCAATCCAGCTGGTTTGGTTTGATGGTACCAGCGGCGAAGATTTTGAAAAATTGCTTGCCGACACCCTGCGCGATTATGCCGATGCCCTTCAGCAGGGTTCCAAACTTCATGTCTATATCGAGTCGCCCTGCAATCCCCACGGTATCATGCTGGATGTACCAGCCATCTGTAAGGCTGCGCACCAGGAAAATATTCTGGTCAGTTTGGATGCCACCCTGGCCACTCCTTTCCTCTATCAGCCACTGCGCCGCAAAGATCGCGAGGAAAGACCGGACTTTGTAGTGCACTCCTACACCAAGGACATTGGTGGCACAGGCGCCGCGACCGCCGGCGTAGTAATAGGGGAGAACCATCGTATGTTTATTCCCAAGGGAGACAGTGCTAAGGGGCTGAACTGGGATCAGTGCATGTTCTGGGATGTGTATTACATCAAAGGTGCCTTCCTCGATGCAGACAAGGCCTGGGAAGTGCACTGCGGTATGCGCACCTTGGAAATGCGCATGTTGACCAAGTGCATCAATACCCTTTGCCTCAGCCATTTCTTCGCCAGCCACAGTAAAATCCGGGTGAATAGCCATGCAGTGGAAAGCCACCCGAACTCAACGCTGCGTGAAACCCTGATGCGCTATCAGCTGCCGACGCCACTGTTCAGTATCGATATGGAAGCGGCACAAATTCCTACAGAAGCTTTCAAGAGCTTCTTCGATGCGCTGGAGCCCGCTTTTGGCCAAATGGTGAGCCTGGGACAGACCAACACCATGATACTCTGCCCTGCACTCACCTCTCACTCCGAACTCTCTCCTCAAGCCATGGAGGCGGCAGGAATATTCTCAACCACAATCCGTATTTCCGTGGGAGATGAAAACATGGCCCAGCTGGCGGCTCATGTGATCAGTTGTGCGCGCCTACACCTGGATCCGGTCAGCCCAGGGTTTAGTGAAGGCTTTATGTCACCACAGGAGGCGGATGCAATTTTTACGCGCTTTTATCTGGAGTCGCATCAAAAAGTCGTAGAGGCACAGCCGAAAATCATCGACTACCTATAA